From Desulforhopalus sp., one genomic window encodes:
- a CDS encoding rubredoxin — protein sequence MQKWECPCGYVYDPAVGDEDNGVAAGTAWEDVPESWVCPICGAEKEAFSKM from the coding sequence ATGCAAAAATGGGAATGCCCGTGTGGTTATGTTTATGATCCAGCTGTTGGTGATGAGGATAATGGAGTTGCCGCCGGAACGGCCTGGGAAGATGTCCCGGAAAGCTGGGTCTGCCCAATCTGCGGCGCCGAGAAAGAGGCTTTCTCGAAGATGTGA
- the recA gene encoding recombinase RecA, with protein MAVAPAKEKVSSVDNAISQIQRQFGKGSIMRLGSKETENVPVIPTGALSLDIALGVGGLPKGRITEVYGPESSGKTTLALQVVAEAQKMGGTAAFIDAEHALDTSYAARLGVDIDNLLISQPDFGEQALEIAEILIRSNGVDVIVIDSVAALVPKAEIDGNVGDAHVGLQARLMSQAMRKFTGVLNRSNTVLIFINQIRMKIGVMFGNPETTTGGNALKFYSSLRLDIRRIGQIKEGTDIIGNRTKVKVVKNKVAPPFKEAEFDIIYGEGISRIGDLLDLAANLEIVEKSGSWYSYKEERIGQGRENAKRFLIDNPGMCAEIDTKVRLAYGLAPLTTNPSEQSDGGSKPSAAAAPAE; from the coding sequence ATGGCAGTAGCCCCAGCAAAAGAAAAAGTCAGCAGCGTCGATAACGCCATCAGCCAGATCCAGCGCCAGTTCGGCAAGGGTTCCATTATGCGCCTCGGCTCAAAAGAGACCGAAAATGTGCCGGTGATTCCCACCGGCGCCCTCAGCCTTGATATCGCCCTGGGCGTGGGCGGCCTGCCGAAGGGCCGGATCACCGAGGTGTATGGCCCGGAATCCTCCGGCAAGACCACTTTAGCCCTGCAAGTCGTCGCCGAGGCCCAAAAGATGGGCGGTACCGCCGCCTTTATCGACGCCGAGCACGCCCTTGACACCAGCTATGCCGCACGTCTCGGTGTTGATATCGACAACTTGCTCATCTCCCAGCCGGACTTCGGCGAGCAGGCATTGGAGATTGCCGAGATCCTTATCCGCTCAAACGGTGTCGACGTTATCGTCATCGACTCGGTGGCCGCCCTCGTCCCCAAGGCGGAAATAGACGGCAATGTTGGTGATGCCCATGTAGGCCTGCAGGCCCGGCTGATGTCGCAGGCCATGCGCAAGTTCACCGGGGTTCTCAACCGCAGCAATACGGTCCTCATCTTTATCAACCAGATTCGCATGAAGATTGGGGTCATGTTCGGCAATCCCGAGACCACCACCGGCGGTAACGCCCTGAAGTTCTATTCCTCGCTACGCCTTGATATCAGACGGATTGGCCAGATTAAAGAGGGAACCGATATCATCGGCAACCGGACCAAGGTCAAAGTCGTTAAAAACAAGGTTGCCCCGCCCTTTAAAGAGGCCGAATTCGATATCATCTATGGCGAGGGAATTTCCAGGATCGGTGACCTGCTCGATCTTGCGGCAAATCTGGAGATTGTTGAAAAAAGCGGCTCCTGGTACTCCTACAAGGAAGAAAGAATTGGCCAGGGCCGGGAGAACGCCAAACGTTTCCTCATCGACAATCCGGGGATGTGTGCAGAGATCGACACCAAGGTACGGCTTGCCTATGGCCTTGCTCCGCTAACAACAAACCCCTCCGAGCAAAGCGATGGCGGCAGCAAACCCTCTGCGGCCGCAGCACCAGCTGAATAA
- a CDS encoding CinA family nicotinamide mononucleotide deamidase-related protein, protein MKIEIIAIGDELTSGRILNTTSSFAARNLFEAGYEIYGMNTIGDTPSLIGDALKQALSRADAVLVTGGLGSTDDDLTNEAVSKALNRPTMPNLEILSNIRTHLDEITSTPVSQLEKLAWLPSGAEALSPKSQMAGYQLIHDDKPIFFLPGIPSQMKHLLVEQVLPKLSTWQKDHKLTTYQRVFRIFGLPEMEVNRRINTLDLSPDVHIGYYPVFPEVHLSLTVRDKKTNNAKKLFNSSCQAVNTVLGDSIYGFDRDNMETVVGKLLFDRHHKLAVAESCTGGLICRKLTDIPGSSSYVLGGVVAYDNSLKTEYLGVSPDLLAAHGAVSRETAEAMAVGIRSRSRADIALAVTGVAGPGGGTKDKPVGTVYIAIATAEENWVTKFHFRGDREQIREITAESGLDLIRKYLLQKIE, encoded by the coding sequence ATGAAAATTGAAATCATTGCCATCGGCGACGAACTGACCTCGGGAAGAATCCTCAACACCACCAGCAGTTTTGCCGCCCGCAATCTGTTTGAAGCCGGCTATGAGATTTACGGCATGAACACCATCGGCGACACCCCCAGTCTCATTGGAGACGCCCTGAAGCAGGCCCTCAGCCGCGCCGATGCAGTCCTGGTCACCGGCGGCCTTGGCTCAACCGACGATGACCTCACCAATGAGGCGGTTTCGAAGGCCCTCAACCGGCCGACCATGCCCAACCTGGAGATCCTTTCCAACATCCGCACCCACCTCGACGAGATCACCAGCACCCCAGTCAGCCAGCTGGAAAAACTCGCCTGGCTGCCGTCGGGGGCGGAGGCCCTCAGTCCGAAATCGCAGATGGCAGGCTATCAGCTCATTCACGACGACAAACCGATTTTTTTCTTGCCGGGCATCCCCAGCCAAATGAAGCACCTCCTGGTGGAACAGGTGCTGCCCAAACTGTCGACCTGGCAAAAGGACCATAAGCTGACAACCTATCAACGGGTATTTCGCATCTTCGGCCTGCCGGAGATGGAGGTCAACCGGCGGATCAACACCCTCGACCTCAGCCCAGATGTCCATATCGGCTACTACCCGGTCTTTCCCGAGGTCCACCTCAGCCTTACCGTTCGTGACAAAAAAACAAACAATGCCAAGAAGTTGTTCAACTCATCGTGTCAAGCGGTCAACACCGTTCTCGGCGATTCGATCTACGGTTTTGACCGGGACAATATGGAAACGGTCGTCGGCAAACTCCTCTTTGACCGTCACCATAAACTCGCTGTCGCTGAATCCTGCACCGGCGGGCTTATCTGCCGAAAACTCACCGATATCCCCGGCAGCTCGTCGTATGTCCTCGGCGGGGTTGTTGCCTATGATAACAGCTTGAAAACCGAATACCTGGGGGTTTCTCCGGACCTGCTGGCGGCGCACGGGGCGGTCAGCAGGGAAACCGCCGAGGCCATGGCCGTCGGCATACGCAGCCGCAGCCGTGCCGACATCGCCCTGGCTGTCACTGGCGTCGCCGGCCCGGGAGGCGGCACGAAGGATAAGCCAGTCGGCACCGTGTATATCGCCATCGCCACCGCTGAGGAAAACTGGGTGACCAAGTTTCATTTTCGCGGTGACAGGGAACAAATACGAGAAATTACAGCAGAAAGTGGCCTTGACCTCATCAGGAAGTATCTCTTGCAGAAAATTGAATAG